A window of the Gossypium hirsutum isolate 1008001.06 chromosome A05, Gossypium_hirsutum_v2.1, whole genome shotgun sequence genome harbors these coding sequences:
- the LOC107960544 gene encoding subtilisin-like protease SBT3, with amino-acid sequence MSVRNYYISILSFLLALLFGINNVLSKPEEYKTYIVHLDHSLKPSSFLTHETWHQTILKSLSKPVHGKEMLLYSYNHVMNGFSARLTPSQVSKLKKSPAHIATHEEKIGKLFTTHSPQFMGLGHSSGLWNASSYGEGVIIGMIDSGVWPESESFNEKGMPPIPTRWKGKCQNSTTNPFPCNRKLIGAQVFIKGIQAADESDSPDDSPRDFLGHGTHTSSTAAGNHVPGASQFGYANGVARGIAPGAHVAMYKVSSGGFIAESDVLAAMDQAIADGVDIMSLSLGFDHVPYFQDVIAIASLSAIEKGIFVVCSAGNDGAPNTTFNSAPWITTVGAGTLDRSFIATVTLGNDLTLEGQSKFPDRVLVVDTLLYYGKGDFEKSCSDGALNVSEVFGKVVMCDNNGSNTIFEQVRELARVEALAGILIADETLYNIDELEIPSLILPSSSGALIRKYAIEAADDASVKIMRFVLTSFGTKPAPQVAFFSSRGPDPVNPNILKPDIIAPGVEVLAAIPPIVSVEQFGNYDLGSDFAFLSGTSMSAPHVAGVAALLKAVHPEWSPAAIRSALMTTAYTVDNNGTTLTNQFTSLSGTPLDYGAGHINPNKAMDPGLIYDIDWQGYVDFLCGLGYNDTEMKAILRQSKWSCSQEGTDINYPSFVAMFSADSPNVKNFTRVLTNVGDDQSVYQLITETSQGMTIKVEPTTLTFTSKYQKQKFAASVQMNGKAPPVAYGYVKWIDQNNHIVASPVVVLNS; translated from the coding sequence ATGAGTGTCCGCAATTACTACATCTCCATTTTATCTTTTCTACTGGCTTTGTTGTTTGGAATCAACAATGTATTGTCGAAACCTGAAGAATACAAGACATACATTGTCCATTTGGACCATTCACTTAAACCTTCATCTTTCTTGACCCATGAAACTTGGCACCAAACCATCTTGAAATCGTTGTCAAAACCGGTTCACGGCAAAGAGATGTTGCTTTACTCTTATAACCATGTCATGAACGGGTTCAGTGCTAGGTTGACACCATCTCAAGTGTCAAAACTCAAGAAATCTCCAGCTCATATTGCCACACACGAGGAGAAAATTGGCAAACTGTTCACCACGCACTCCCCTCAATTCATGGGATTAGGGCATTCTTCTGGACTGTGGAATGCGTCATCGTATGGTGAAGGTGTGATCATAGGAATGATTGACTCAGGAGTTTGGCCTGAGAGTGAAAGCTTCAATGAAAAAGGAATGCCACCAATTCCTACAAGGTGGAAGGGAAAGTGCCAGAATAGCACAACTAATCCTTTTCCATGCAATAGGAAACTCATTGGTGCGCAAGTATTTATTAAAGGGATTCAAGCTGCTGATGAATCAGACTCCCCAGATGATTCACCAAGAGACTTCTTAGGACATGGAACACATACATCATCAACCGCTGCAGGTAACCATGTACCAGGTGCAAGTCAATTCGGATATGCAAATGGCGTAGCTCGAGGCATTGCACCAGGTGCACATGTTGCTATGTACAAAGTGTCATCCGGAGGATTTATTGCAGAAAGTGATGTTCTTGCTGCTATGGATCAAGCAATTGCAGATGGTGTTGACATTATGTCATTGTCTCTAGGTTTTGATCATGTACCTTATTTCCAAGATGTCATTGCCATCGCTTCTCTTTCAGCAATAGAGAAGGGGATTTTTGTTGTTTGCTCTGCTGGGAATGATGGCGCCCCTAATACTACATTCAATTCTGCGCCATGGATTACAACAGTTGGCGCGGGGACACTTGATCGGAGTTTCATTGCCACGGTGACTTTAGGGAATGATCTAACACTCGAAGGACAATCAAAGTTCCCAGATCGGGTTTTAGTTGTAGATACACTTTTGTACTATGGCAaaggtgattttgaaaaatcatgtaGCGATGGGGCATTGAATGTCAGTGAAGTCTTTGGAAAAGTGGTCATGTGTGATAACAATGGCAGTAATACCATTTTTGAGCAAGTGAGAGAGCTTGCAAGAGTTGAAGCACTTGCAGGAATACTTATTGCAGACGAGACCCTTTATAATATAGATGAACTCGAAATCCCCAGCCTGATTTTACCATCTTCTTCAGGTGCTTTGATCAGAAAGTATGCCATAGAGGCAGCTGATGACGCAAGTGTAAAAATTATGAGATTTGTGCTCACAAGTTTTGGCACAAAGCCAGCACCACAGGTGGCTTTTTTCTCTTCTAGAGGACCAGACCCTGTAAATCCAAATATTCTAAAGCCTGATATTATTGCTCCAGGGGTCGAAGTGTTGGCTGCAATCCCACCAATAGTTTCAGTTGAACAATTTGGCAACTATGATTTAGGTTCAGATTTTGCATTTTTATCTGGCACATCAATGTCAGCACCTCATGTTGCAGGAGTGGCAGCTTTGCTTAAAGCTGTTCATCCTGAATGGAGCCCAGCAGCTATCCGATCAGCCTTGATGACCACAGCATATACCGTTGACAATAATGGAACTACTTTAACAAACCAATTTACTAGCTTATCTGGAACTCCTCTAGATTATGGGGCAGGTCATATCAATCCAAACAAAGCCATGGATCCTGGACTCATTTATGACATAGATTGGCAAGGTTATGTTGATTTCTTATGTGGCTTAGGCTACAATGACACGGAGATGAAAGCTATTCTTAGACAAAGCAAATGGAGTTGCAGCCAAGAGGGAACCGACATAAACTACCCATCTTTTGTTGCCATGTTTAGTGCAGACTCTCCAAACGTAAAGAACTTTACCAGGGTCCTAACCAACGTAGGAGATGACCAATCAGTTTACCAACTGATTACAGAAACAAGCCAGGGAATGACAATCAAAGTAGAGCCTACCACTCTAACCTTCACAAGCAAATATCAGAAGCAAAAGTTTGCTGCGAGTGTGCAGATGAATGGAAAAGCTCCTCCGGTGGCCTATGGTTATGTGAAGTGGATTGATCAAAATAACCACATTGTTGCAAGCCCCGTGGTGGTCCTGAATTCTTAA
- the LOC107958136 gene encoding probable serine/threonine-protein kinase At1g01540 — translation MSDYSFLNDQLSKRTSIFGLRLWVVLGICVGAAIVIVLFLISLWFTSKRQNKATGSSHNGSFKPIHNSTIPTVSKEIQEIRVDPSRHSNPDAKLHQASNPDPLPESDHVLVLHSEEDSSAISGRNRIHIEIGKDHRIAYPERGAGSGHGSGESRSGDQGTAIMAVPEVSHLGWGHWYTLRELEEATDEFAAENVIGEGGYGIVYRGVLEDNTKVAVKNLLNNRGQAEKEFKVEVEAIGRVRHKNLVRLLGYCAEGAHRMLVYEYVDNGNLEQWLHGDVGPCSPLTWEIRMNIVLGTAKGLTYLHEGLEPKVVHRDIKSSNILLDKQWNPKVSDFGLAKLLGSERSYVTTRVMGTFGYVAPEYASTGMLNERSDVYSFGILLMELISGRNPVDYSRPKGEVNLVEWLKAMVTNRNAEGVLDPRLPEKPSSRALKRALLVALRCVDPNAQKRPKMGHVIHMLEADDFPFRDDGRAGRENMRSLRDGVKDRVTDKPVNESGDSSGYESGAHTNRSIWRKQESEEP, via the exons ATGTCTGATTATTCCTTCTTAAACGATCAGCTCTCGAAGCGCACCTCAATTTTCGGTTTGCGTTTGTGGGTTGTTCTTGGAATCTGCGTTGGAGCTGCTATCGTCATTGTTCTCTTCCTTATCTCCCTTTGGTTTACTTCTAAACGCCAGAACAAAGCCACCGGTAGCAGCCACAACGGCAGCTTTAAGCCTATTCATAACTCTACTATCCCCACTGTTTCCAAAGAGATTCAGGAAATCCGGGTCGACCCATCTCGTCATTCTAATCCTGACGCCAAGCTTCACCAAGCTTCAAACCCTGACCCACTTCCAGAATCCGACCATGTATTGGTGCTTCATTCAGAAGAAGACAGCAGCGCTATCTCTGGCCGCAACAGAATCCACATTGAGATAGGAAAGGATCATCGGATTGCATATCCGGAACGTGGAGCCGGGTCGGGTCATGGATCGGGTGAGTCCCGTTCTGGTGATCAGGGGACGGCGATTATGGCGGTTCCGGAAGTTTCCCACTTGGGGTGGGGACATTGGTATACTTTGAGAGAGCTTGAGGAGGCTACTGATGAATTTGCTGCTGAGAATGTGATTGGTGAAGGCGGCTATGGAATTGTTTACCGTGGCGTCTTGGAAGATAATACAAAAGTTGCTGTGAAAAATCTACTAAATAATAG GGGCCAAGCTGAAAAGGAGTTTAAGGTTGAAGTGGAAGCAATTGGACGCGTACGACATAAGAATTTGGTGAGGTTACTTGGTTATTGTGCGGAAGGAGCTCATAG GATGCTTGTTTATGAGTACGTTGACAATGGGAATTTAGAACAATGGCTTCATGGAGATGTTGGCCCTTGCAGTCCTCTTACATGGGAGATCCGTATGAATATAGTGCTTGGAACTGCAAAAGG GTTGACATATCTGCACGAGGGACTTGAGCCTAAAGTTGTGCATCGCGATATCAAGTCGAGCAATATTTTGCTTGACAAGCAGTGGAATCCAAAAGTATCTGACTTTGGCCTAGCGAAGCTTTTGGGTTCGGAAAGGAGCTATGTGACAACTCGCGTGATGGGAACATTTGG ATATGTGGCTCCTGAATATGCTAGCACTGGCATGTTAAATGAGAGAAGTGATGTGTACAGCTTTGGGATTCTTCTCATGGAATTAATTTCTGGAAGAAATCCAGTAGATTATAGCCGGCCTAAAGGAGAG GTAAATCTGGTCGAGTGGCTTAAAGCAATGGTTACCAATCGGAATGCAGAGGGTGTTTTGGATCCAAGGTTACCCGAAAAACCTTCTTCTAGAGCACTGAAGCGAGCTCTTTTAGTCGCTTTACGCTGTGTGGACCCAAATGCTCAGAAAAGGCCTAAGATGGGGCATGTGATTCATATGCTCGAGGCCGATGACTTCCCATTTAGAGAT GACGGCAGAGCTGGAAGGGAAAACATGCGGTCACTACGAGATGGCGTGAAGGATAGAGTGACAGATAAACCTGTAAATGAATCAGGTGACAGTAGTGGATATGAAAGTGGCGCCCATACTAATAGATCAATATGGAGAAAACAAGAATCTGAAGAGCCATAG
- the LOC107958137 gene encoding transcription factor SPATULA isoform X1 — protein sequence MADLYGGAPYSNPETEEISTILNQLLHNSSSSSSSSSSCMQFKGKNIHSFPSQVPGISTPAANSGSGMGIPVMDRYRLGGLAVRIESEPGVNISDPETYFGANVKDSADNALSSACDFSYDSEKVPDASEVPSNQERPRSSSKRSRAAEVHNLSEKRRRSRINEKMKALQNLIPNSNKTDKASMLDEAIEYLKQLQLQVQMLSMRNGLSLYPMCLPGVPQPMQMPPTGLGYDEGHGFFSPNIGAGTFSSNEERSMNTPFNPSNPCTISNLPVAAPSVANVSNLEASIGFESPAGAHYGSFTHSTSSKEICKEGRSQIELEMNHGGNSSSSGVS from the exons ATGGCGGATCTGTACGGTGGTGCTCCTTATTCGAATCCGGAAACTGAAGAAATCTCCACTATCCTTAACCAGCTCCTTCACAATTCCTCTTCTTCGTCATCTTCATCATCTTCCTGCATGCAATTCAAGGGCAAGAACATTCACTCTTTTCCTTCTCAAGTGCCGGGAATTTCAACGCCGGCTGCTAACTCCGGCTCGGGGATGGGAATTCCGGTTATGGATCGGTACCGGCTCGGCGGATTGGCTGTTCGAATCGAATCAGAGCCTGGAGTCAATATCTCTGATCCTGAAACGTATTTTGGAGCTAACGTTAAAGATAGCGCTGACAATGCGTTATCTTCTGCCTGCGATTTCAGTTATGACAGCGAG AAGGTTCCGGACGCATCGGAGGTGCCATCAAATCAAGAACGGCCACGGAGTTCATCGAAGCGCAGCAGAGCAGCCGAAGTCCATAATTTATCGGAAAAG AGGAGGAGGAGTCGGATTAATGAGAAAATGAAAGCTTTACAGAATCTAATCCCGAACTCTAACAAG ACGGATAAAGCTTCTATGCTTGACGAGGCGATCGAGTATTTGAAACAACTTCAGCTTCAAGTACAG ATGTTATCGATGAGAAATGGATTGAGTTTGTACCCAATGTGCTTACCAGGAGTACCACAGCCAATGCAAATGCCTCCCACAGGCTTGGGCTATGATGAGGGACATGGATTCTTCAGTCCCAACATCGGAGCAGGCACATTTTCTTCAAACGAAGAAAGATCGATGAATACACCTTTTAATCCTTCGAATCCATGCACCATCTCAAATCTGCCAGTCGCTGCACCTTCTGTAGCTAACGTGTCTAATTTGGAAGCTTCAATCGGTTTTGAATCACCTGCTGGGGCACACTATGGATCCTTCACCCACTCAACCTCTTCCAAG GAAATTTGTAAGGAAGGCAGATCACAGATTGAATTAGAGATGAATCATGGTGGGAATAGCTCTTCATCAGGTGTGTCTTAG
- the LOC107958137 gene encoding transcription factor SPATULA isoform X2, whose protein sequence is MADLYGGAPYSNPETEEISTILNQLLHNSSSSSSSSSSCMQFKGKNIHSFPSQVPGISTPAANSGSGMGIPVMDRYRLGGLAVRIESEPGVNISDPETYFGANVKDSADNALSSACDFSYDSEVPDASEVPSNQERPRSSSKRSRAAEVHNLSEKRRRSRINEKMKALQNLIPNSNKTDKASMLDEAIEYLKQLQLQVQMLSMRNGLSLYPMCLPGVPQPMQMPPTGLGYDEGHGFFSPNIGAGTFSSNEERSMNTPFNPSNPCTISNLPVAAPSVANVSNLEASIGFESPAGAHYGSFTHSTSSKEICKEGRSQIELEMNHGGNSSSSGVS, encoded by the exons ATGGCGGATCTGTACGGTGGTGCTCCTTATTCGAATCCGGAAACTGAAGAAATCTCCACTATCCTTAACCAGCTCCTTCACAATTCCTCTTCTTCGTCATCTTCATCATCTTCCTGCATGCAATTCAAGGGCAAGAACATTCACTCTTTTCCTTCTCAAGTGCCGGGAATTTCAACGCCGGCTGCTAACTCCGGCTCGGGGATGGGAATTCCGGTTATGGATCGGTACCGGCTCGGCGGATTGGCTGTTCGAATCGAATCAGAGCCTGGAGTCAATATCTCTGATCCTGAAACGTATTTTGGAGCTAACGTTAAAGATAGCGCTGACAATGCGTTATCTTCTGCCTGCGATTTCAGTTATGACAGCGAG GTTCCGGACGCATCGGAGGTGCCATCAAATCAAGAACGGCCACGGAGTTCATCGAAGCGCAGCAGAGCAGCCGAAGTCCATAATTTATCGGAAAAG AGGAGGAGGAGTCGGATTAATGAGAAAATGAAAGCTTTACAGAATCTAATCCCGAACTCTAACAAG ACGGATAAAGCTTCTATGCTTGACGAGGCGATCGAGTATTTGAAACAACTTCAGCTTCAAGTACAG ATGTTATCGATGAGAAATGGATTGAGTTTGTACCCAATGTGCTTACCAGGAGTACCACAGCCAATGCAAATGCCTCCCACAGGCTTGGGCTATGATGAGGGACATGGATTCTTCAGTCCCAACATCGGAGCAGGCACATTTTCTTCAAACGAAGAAAGATCGATGAATACACCTTTTAATCCTTCGAATCCATGCACCATCTCAAATCTGCCAGTCGCTGCACCTTCTGTAGCTAACGTGTCTAATTTGGAAGCTTCAATCGGTTTTGAATCACCTGCTGGGGCACACTATGGATCCTTCACCCACTCAACCTCTTCCAAG GAAATTTGTAAGGAAGGCAGATCACAGATTGAATTAGAGATGAATCATGGTGGGAATAGCTCTTCATCAGGTGTGTCTTAG
- the LOC107958138 gene encoding probable E3 ubiquitin-protein ligase RHG1A — translation MQGQRGTVGSLPETLFDHGSSSSNAAIDQQVCWNNIRNPIESRLSDCLLSANDANIGHGNSSAREDHELGQCSLGEPSSSVTQSVVSHNEWKMNNGWSSSMSASSSSGPRLEERRYEQSTLFGQSSNSNTVPQDINLNASLMDDDNNCQDTEQSNLYKPSGSENERISAFTGPEAFLLSSGSGGYVMGDNDRRPVCPYEGRRASCKRKTLEGNVGQSSSSGNSSYFHRGENSGCRGLPVSYSAGSGVNISAPSGQVPPRLGLDVRGSASSSIHEPIVLPPAEGAHRNFRRRINPSSMQEPIAPIFPTGDTARQSVVLSSQQSSRLIPTDHSLELRSAPVADNASSQNLNVVNHVPTLPRNMQPFRWNGGSGSRAGSSSSNLSVARDFVPCEGPQSRSIARNLLDHPMFVPAPELRPMVRNPVNRGLGTGNASVPGNVASTYRGGSSSGANESSASTWVPHPNPSPQYPRRLSELVRRSLMSSTGAESGGHVNHSPLSSGLPTSPEEMLLSSGVPNQGHHRQYPRSVSWLERQDAGFQGIPHSLRTLAAATEGRSRLLASEIRNVLDLMRRGENLRFEDVMILDQSVFLGVADIHDRHRDMRLDVDNMSYEELLALEERIGNVSTGLSEEAILNRLKRQKYSSTPGAQSEAEPCCICQEEYNDGENLGTLECGHNFHADCIKQWLLCKNLCPICKTTGLTK, via the exons ATGCAAGGCCAAAGGGGTACTGTTGGTTCCTTGCCTGAAACCTTATTTGATCATGGGTCTTCATCAAGTAATGCTGCTATAGACCAGCAAGTATGCTGGAATAATATCAGAAATCCCATTGAAAGCAGATTGTCGGATTGTTTGCTGTCGGCTAATGATGCGAATATTGGACATGGGAACTCTAGTGCTCGAGAGGATCACGAGCTGGGTCAGTGCAGCTTGGGAGAGCCTAGCTCTAGTGTCACACAGAGTGTCGTAAGCCATAATGAGTGGAAAATGAACAATGGGTGGTCATCTTCCATGAGTGCTTCTTCAAGTTCTGGTCCTAGGTTAGAAGAGCGGCGGTATGAACAGAGCACTCTATTTGGCCAAAGTTCCAATTCTAATACAGTTCCCCAGGATATCAACTTGAATGCAAGCTTAATGGATGATGACAATAACTGTCAAGATACAGAACAGTCTAATCTGTATAAGCCTAGTGGATCTGAAAATGAGCGGATTTCAGCTTTTACTGGTCCCGAAGCTTTTCTACTTTCATCTGGAAGTGGTGGGTATGTCATGGGTGATAATGATAGAAGACCTGTTTGCCCTTATGAGGGCCGTCGTGCATCCTGCAAAAGAAAGACTCTTGAAGGAAATGTTGGGCAGTCCTCATCAAGTGGAAATTCTAGCTACTTTCATCGAGGTGAAAATAGTGGGTGCCGTGGACTTCCTGTTAGCTATAGCGCTGGAAGCGGTGTGAATATATCTGCTCCCTCAGGACAGGTGCCCCCTAGACTTGGCTTGGATGTAAGAGGATCAGCTTCTAGCAGCATTCATGAACCAATTGTTTTACCACCTGCAGAGGGCGCTCACAGGAATTTCCGCCGTAGAATTAATCCTTCAAGTATGCAAGAGCCTATTGCTCCAATTTTTCCTACAGGTGATACAGCCAGGCAGTCTGTTGTTTTGTCCTCTCAGCAGTCATCAAGACTTATTCCAACCGATCATTCTCTTGAGTTAAGGTCAGCACCGGTGGCAGATAATGCAAGCTCACAGAACTTAAATGTTGTAAATCATGTTCCAACTTTGCCGAGAAATATGCAACCATTTAGGTGGAATGGAGGTTCTGGTTCAAGAGCCGGCAGTTCAAGTTCCAATTTATCGGTGGCTAGAGATTTTGTACCATGTGAAGGGCCTCAATCAAGAAGCATTGCTAGAAACCTATTAGATCATCCTATGTTTGTTCCTGCACCGGAATTGAGACCTATGGTGAGGAATCCAGTAAATCGAGGTTTAGGAACTGGAAATGCAAGTGTTCCTGGAAATGTTGCTTCTACATATCGAGGTGGCTCAAGTTCTGGTGCCAATGAATCATCTGCTTCCACATGGGTTCCTCATCCCAACCCTTCGCCGCAATACCCGCGGAGATTGTCAGAACTTGTTCGTCGATCATTGATGTCTTCCACTGGTGCCGAATCTGGAGGCCATGTCAATCATTCTCCACTTTCTTCAGGACTTCCTACTTCCCCAGAAGAAATGCTGCTTTCCTCCGGTGTACCTAATCAGGGCCACCATCGTCAATACCCTAGGTCAGTCTCATGGTTGGAGAGACAAGATGCTGGCTTCCAAGGAATTCCCCATTCATTGCGGACCTTGGCTGCTGCAACTGAAGGAAGAAGCAGGCTTCTTGCATCTGAG ATACGCAATGTCTTGGATCTCATGCGTAGGGGTGAGAACTTGCGTTTTGAG GATGTTATGATCCTTGATCAATCAGTATTTCTTGGGGTAGCTGATATTCATGACCGGCATAGGGATATGCGGCTCGATGTTGATAACATGTCGTATGAG GAGTTATTGGCTCTGGAAGAGCGAATTGGTAATGTAAGCACAGGGTTGAGTGAGGAAGCCATATTAAACCGTCTGAAACGACAAAAGTACTCTAGTACACCAGGAGCTCAGTCAGAGGCAGAACCGTGTTGTATTTGTCAG GAAGAATATAATGATGGAGAAAATCTTGGGACACTGGAATGTGGCCACAACTTCCATGCCGATTGCATTAAACAATGGTTGTTGTGCAAAAACTTGTGCCCCATTTGTAAAACAACTGGTCTGACTAAATGA
- the LOC107958139 gene encoding protein CUP-SHAPED COTYLEDON 3 — protein sequence MSNNQNSNLPLIDIGGGSSRTSSPYHFPPGCRFYPSEEELLNHYLTGKNNSFAADGADAYGSDFIRELNLYDYEPSDLPEGACFVHGYKGRRRHWFCYTKSKGGRGRRRAKGGVWRKIGKVRDVFDGGNVKLGTRTKFVFYEMNSVKAAVRTPWIMYEYALLHRHKASFVLCRVFIKSRARNSVSENVLSCAEETVSAIQHVGIQHVGFLRRDTLEAEINGDDFTKELDDPITTRPVSVASFEFPSGIPDNMVGPRLTTSELLSIVDEDFIELDDLS from the exons CCTGGTTGTCGATTTTACCCTTCCGAGGAGGAGCTTCTAAACCATTATCTCACTGGGAAAAACAATTCCTTCGCCGCCGATGGCGCTGATGCGTACGGATCCGATTTTATCAGGGAACTTAATTTGTACGATTATGAGCCGTCTGATTTACCGGAGGGCGCGTGCTTTGTGCACGGATATAAGGGGAGAAGAAGGCACTGGTTTTGTTATACCAAGAGTAAAGGTGGGAGGGGGAGGAGAAGGGCAAAGGGTGGGGTTTGGAGGAAAATTGGAAAAGTTAGGGATGTGTTTGATGGAGGAAATGTCAAGTTGGGGACTAGAActaaatttgtattttatgagatgaatTCAGTTAAGGCTGCTGTTAGGACTCCTTGGATTATGTATGAGTATGCACTTCTTCACCGCCACaag GCTTCTTTTGTGCTATGCCGAGTTTTCATCAAATCTCGAGCTAGAAATAGTGTATCAGAGAATGTTTTAAGTTGTGCAGAAGAAACTGTTTCAGCTATACAACACGTCGGAATTCAGCATGTTGGATTTCTGAGACGTGACACACTTGAAGCTGAAATCAATGGTGATGACTTCACTAAAGAGCTAGATGATCCAATAACAACTAGACCTGTTTCTGTTGCAAGTTTTGAGTTTCCTTCAGGCATTCCCGATAATATG GTAGGGCCTCGGCTAACTACCAGTGAGTTACTTTCAATTGTAGATGAAGATTTTATAGAGTTGGACGATCTCAGTTGA